One window of Populus nigra chromosome 5, ddPopNigr1.1, whole genome shotgun sequence genomic DNA carries:
- the LOC133693109 gene encoding LOB domain-containing protein 4-like, translating into MKESGRKHGALSPCAACKLLRRRCAQDCVFAPYFPADEPQKFASVHKVFGASNVNKMLQELPEHQRRDAVSSMVYEANARVRDPVYGCVGAISSLQQQINSLQTQLAVAQAEVVHMRMREFTSSSNTGAMDMAVNQDNMGESLWSC; encoded by the exons ATGAAGGAGAGTGGTCGAAAACATGGTGCACTTTCGCCATGCGCAGCATGCAAGCTTCTAAGAAGAAGATGTGCTCAAGACTGTGTGTTTGCTCCTTATTTTCCAGCTGATGAGCCTCAGAAGTTTGCCAGTGTGCACAAGGTCTTTGGGGCTAGCAATGTCAACAAAATGTTACAG GAATTACCCGAGCACCAACGAAGAGATGCGGTAAGTTCCATGGTTTATGAAGCAAATGCAAGGGTTCGTGACCCAGTTTATGGTTGTGTAGGAGCCATATCATCTTTGCAGcaacaaattaattctttacAAACCCAATTAGCGGTTGCACAAGCTGAGGTAGTGCACATGAGAATGCGGGAGTTCACTTCTTCCTCTAATACAGGAGCCATGGACATGGCGGTTAATCAGGACAATATGGGGGAGTCTTTGTGGTCATGCTAG